The Mucilaginibacter terrae region CCTAAAACAGGCAGTTCAATATTACCACTGTTGTCAACCAAGTATCCGGCAATAGTTTGCGAACCGGTGCTACCGGCTGTTGTTGCCCCTACAGCTGAATTTTGAAGTGTACCGGTTGCAAGTACTTGTGTTGCTGACGGATCAACTGTTTGTATGTTTAATGACAAAATATCATCAGGCTGTATACGAGGTTCTTCGTATTTAAGATTAGCCAAATCAGTAATCTTTTGGCTATCCGGTATATCGGTAAAATATTTTACATTTTTTATTGAGGAACATGATGAAATTATAATAGGAACACATATAACAAAACACCATTTCAATAGTAGGTCGAGCTTTTTCAAATGCACAGTTGTATTTTTCTTAGAACTTAAAATCCACCAAAAGTAAAAATCTTTTTTTTAATCGCTGTTACGGTGAGATAGTATTTACACTCCATTTTACTAAAAATCATTCTTAAAATATCGCTAACTATGCCTAATTAACAAACAATGAAATAATTACGTAAATAATATTATTAAAGACGCCCGTTTACTATTGTATTATTTAGTACGCTTTTGATATCATAAATAACAGTTGTGGCATTTTTCTTCAAATTTTCATAATTAAGCTCTAAAAATTCACGATGTTCCACTGCTAAAATTACAGCATCATATTTACCAATTAAATCTGTTATACTGTTAAATATTTTGAAACCGTATTCTGTTTCAACTTCTACAGGGTTTGCCCATGGGTCATATACCTTGCAATTGGTATCATATTCCTGCAATGTATGTAATATATCAATAACCCTTGTATTACGTACATCGGGGCAGTTTTCTTTAAAAGTGAAACCAAGTATCAGAATATTGGCATGCTTTACAGCAATATTATTCTTGATCATCAATTTAACCACTTCTTGCGCCACGTAAGTTCCCATGCCGTCATTTATGCGCCGGCCTGCCAGTATAATTTCAGGATGATAGCCAACCTCCTGCGCTTTTTGTGCGAGGTAATAAGGGTCAACACCGGTACAGTGCCCCCCTACTAAGCCAGGTTTAAAGTTTAAAAAGTTCCATTTGGTACCGGCAGCTTCAAGCACAGCGCGAGTATCAATGTTAAGAATGTTGAAAATTTTGGCGATTTCATTTACAAATGCAATATTAATGTCGCGCTGCGAATTTTCAATTACCTTACAAGCCTCGGCAACCCTAATACTTGGCGCCTTATGCGTTCCTGCTTTTACAATTGAACGGTATAACTGGTCAACAAACTCAGCCACTTCGGGAGTTGAGCCCGATGTTACCTTTACGATATTGGTGAGCGTGTGTACTTTATCGCCAGGGTTGATACGCTCCGGAGAGTAACCGGCAAAAAAATCTTTATTAAATTTCAATCCAGATACCTGTTCAAGCACAGGCACACAAACCTCTTCAGTTACACCCGGGTACACGGTAGATTCATAAATAACCAAATCTCCGGGCTTTAATACTTTGCCTACGGTTTTGCTTGCTTTTATAATCAAGCTTAAATCGGGGCGATTGTGCTTATCGGTAGGAGTAGGTACAGCTACTATATAAATATTGCAGCTTGACAAATGTGACGGGTTAGAAGAAAAGAATAAGCCTTGTGTACCGGGCTCTGATACGGTTACAGCCAGTAAACGTTCCGTAGGTGTTTCCTGAGTTTTATCAACACTTTTAATAAGATCGGCAATGCGTGCATCAGCATGATCATAACCAACAACCTTAAACTTTGTGGCAAATTCAACAGCTAAAGGTAAGCCTACATAACCTAAGCCTATTACAGCAATCGAAATTTGAGAAGAATTCAGAGAAAGAAAATTTAACAGAAAAGGGGTTTGATTAACCATTGTGTACAGAACGCATAAGTAGATAGATTACAAATATAAATAAACTTGATTTAATCGTTAAGCGAAAAACACAATAGCAATCATTTATTCAATTCTGTAAACATCAAATGTGTAATTATGTTTTTAAAAATGATGAATAAAATATATTTAAAAATGAATGTTTTGATTTACAATCGATTGTTAGATATTATTATATAGATAGTGTATTTTTTACATGAATTTAATTTTTTTTAAGCCTTGTAAATCATACTTTAGCCCAACTAAATTATAAAATGGCCCTATGAAATTAATTGCTGACGGCGGCTCAACTAAAACAAACTGGTGTTTGGTAAATGACGAAGGTAAAAAGGTGTACTTTAATACCGAAGGTTATAACCCCTATTTTGTAAGTACCGAATATATCGTTAAATCGTTAAACGACAACCTTCCGGCCGACCTGGAAAAAGATAAACTTACTGAAGTAAATTATTATGGAGCAGGTTGCTCTACCGATGAGAAGCGTGATATTGTAAAGCAGGCCATGAGCCAGGTGTTTCCTAACGCAATTGTAAATATAGGTCATGATTTATTAGCTGCTGCACGTGCGTTGTTAGGCCGTACCGAGGGCTTTGCTGCCATCTTGGGTACAGGAACCAACACCTGTATATATGATGGTAAGGACGTGGTACATAACATTGATTCGGGCGCATATATATTAGGTGATGAAGGCAGCGGCTGTTATATAGGTAAAAAACTATTAGTTGACTACCTGCGCGGTTATATGCCCGAAGCTGTACGTAAAAACTTCTGGGAAACTTACCACTTAACCCCAGATGATGTGAACGACCGTGTTTACTCACAGCCTTTAGCCAACCGTTTTTGCGCCGGCTTCAGCAAGTTTGTTTACGACAATAATGTACATCTTGAATACTCACGCAACCTGGTTAAAACATCATTCGAAGACTTTTTCCGTAACCTGGTAACCCACTACCCTAACTATAAAAACTATACTTTTAACTGCATAGGTTCGGTTGGTTATAACTTTAGGAATGTACTCGAAGAAGTAGTGTTAGAACATGGGATGAAGATGGGCAACATCATCCGTTCGCCTATAGATAACCTGGTTAAGTTTCATCTCGAAAATCCAGCCTCTTAAAAAAGTTAGAAAGAGAAATCTATAAATAATAAAAGCGCCTCAAATGGGCGCTTTTATTATTTATAGATTATACTATTTCGCAGGTTATTGCATATCTACACCTAACTCATTCTGGAATATTTTGCTGTACTTGCGTCTGTCAAACTTATATAGCTTGGCTGCACGAAAAGATACATTCTTTTGCTTTTCGTCTAATTCTTTGAGGAAACCATAGCTGAGCATCTTTTTTCTGAAATTTCGTTTATCCAGCTTTTTATTCAGTATGGCTTCATAAAGCTGCTGAAGCTGTGTTAGGGTAAACTTCTCGGGCAGCAACTCATATGCAATTGGTTGATAACTTAACCTGCGGCGAAGTTTTGTAAAACCGGTTTTAAAAATTTCAGTATGGTCATAAGCCAATTTAGGCAAATCGTTTACACTGTGCCAAAGAGCCTTCTTAGCAAAATTACCTGGTTTTAGTTCTCGTTGCCCATCTATTCGTATTAAAGCATAATAGGCTACAGTTATAATACGGCCACGCGGGTGACGATTTACAGCGCCAAACGTGTGAAACTGCTCCATGTGTAAATCATGAAGACCGGTTAACTCGAATAAAATACGTTCGGCTGCTTCTTCAATGCCTTCATCGTTTTCTACAAGGTTACCCGGCAGCGCCAGCCAATCTCTAAACGGCTCATCACTCCGTTCAATTAACAGTACTTTTAATTCGCCGGCCTCAAATCCAAATATTACACAGTCTATTGAGAAAGACGATTCAAACTTAACCAGATGTTTTTCCAAGGGCTGATTTAATGTGTTGTGTTTAAATATAATGGTAATTTTTATTCGAAATAAATTTTACCCAGAATTATAACTGTAAATGCAAGTATACATTTTTATATATACTCTTACACAATTTTAACGAAAATTGAGTTAATAAAATGAGATTTAATTTCTCCAAAAAACATTGGTGTAAATTTTACACAATAACCACCATTTTTATAGACTAATAAGCCGCTAAAGTTATTATATTTGCCCGCCCACCAAAGCTATTCAAGTACATGGTTGCAGTTATTTATAGCGGTTCTAATTATGCAGACTGGCGTTTGGCCGATAAAGGCCGTACGGTGGCCTCTTTTAAAACCAGTAGCATAAACCCGTTTTTTAATGACGAAAAGCACATTTTGCAACTACTTAATAAAAATATAAACTTAATACACCACGCCGAAGAAATTAAACGTATACATTTTTTTGGAGCCGGAGTATTAAACCAGCCTTTAAAAGATGCCGTTAGCAATAGCTTTACCTCGTTTTTTAAATTTGCACGCGTAACTATTGATCATGACATGCTGGGTGCAGCCATTGCATGTTGTAAAAACAAACCCGGTATTGTTTGTATATGCGGAAGCGGATCAAACGCAGCTTACTTTGATGGTAAAAAAATAAAAGCCAATAATTTTGGTTTAGGCTATGTACTGGCCGATGAAGGCTCGGGGAACTGGCTGGGCAAACAACTTATTAAAGCTTACCTGAACGAGACACTGCCCGATAACCTGCGTAAAAAATTTGTAAAGCATTATGATGCCGACAGGCGTACACTCCTCGAAAAAGTATATCACCAAAGGCAACCCGCGTTGTACTTAAGCTCATTAGCCGAGTTTTTTATCGAAAACCAAAACGATGCTTACCTGCAAGGCATTTTAATTAAAGGATTTACGTTATTGATTAATACATACGTACTTCCATTAAAAGAACAATATCCTGATGCCGAAATTTACTTTGCAGGCTCGGTAGCCGCAGGTTTTCAAACTTACCTTTTAAAAGCTGCCGATAATGCGGGTATTAATATTTCGCTCATATTAAAAGAACCTATAAACAATTTATTAACCTACTATTCAAGTAAAAATTAAAAACAGATGAAAATAGGAATTAACGGATTCGGCCGTATCGGTCGTTTAGCTTTCAGAGCCGCCATTCAAAGACCAGAAATTGAAATTGTTGGTATCAATGACCTGGTAGAGCCTGATTATATGGCTTACATGTTAAAATATGATTCAACTCACGGCAAATTTGATGGCACTATCGAAGTTGTAAATGGCAATTTGGTTGTAAATGGCCAAACCATCCGTGTAACTGCAGAAAAAGACCCTGCAAACCTGAAATGGAACGAAGTTGGCGCAGAGGTTGTTATTGAGTCAACTGGTTTATTCTTAACCCAGGAAACTGCTCAAAAACACATTGATGCAGGTGCTAAAAAAGTAGTAATGTCGGCCCCGGCAAAAGATGATACCCCTACCTTTGTAATGGGTGTTAACCATAAAGAGCTGAAAGCCGATCAAAATATCGTTTCAAACGCTTCATGTACTACCAACTGTTTAGCGCCTATCGCTAAGATCCTTAACGATAAATTCGGTATCGAAGAAGGTTTGATGAGTACTATTCACGCAGTAACTGCTACTCAAAAAACAGTTGACGGCCCATCGGCTAAAGACTGGAGAGGTGGCCGTGGTGCATACCAAAACATCATCCCTTCATCAACCGGTGCTGCTAAAGCTGTTGGTTTGGTTTTACCTGAGTTGAAAGGTAAATTAACCGGTATGAGTTTCCGTGTACCAGTTGCCGACGTATCGGTAGTTGACTTAACCGTTCGTTTGAAAAACAAAGCTACTTACGAAGAAGTTAAAGCTGCAATGAAAGAAGCTTCTGAAGGTGAACTGAAAGGCATTTTAGGTTACACTGAAGACGAAGTTGTATCTGAAGACTTTAAAGGTGATGCACGTACTTCAATTTTTGATGCTAAAGCTGGTATCGCACTGAATGATAACTTTGTTAAAGTAGTATCATGGTACGACAACGAGTGGGGTTATTCAAACAAAATTATTGATCTTGTTCAAGAGATCGGTAAACTGTAAGCTTTTCCCTTGATAAATAAAAGGCTGCATCTTTAGTTGGATGCAGCCTTTTTTGTTGACTAATTTATTTAAGCCCGGAGTAATAAGTTATGGTTTTTTAACCGTTAAAGCGCTTTCGCCATAGGTAACACCATTTGAGGTGATACCTTGCACAATGATGCGGAACCGGCCTGTTATATCGCTGGTATAAAAAGTCATTTGGGTATCCTTACCTGATTGTATCTTGATTAAGTTACGCCAAAAAATGGTTGATATATATTCCGGCTCCGATGGATGAGCTACCGAATAATCGGAACCATAATACTGCTTGGCCACATAAATTCCTCGTATAGAACTAATTGGTTCTTTATCAGGTAAACAGCCAGGGTAAATATAATCTTTCATACCATTAAAGCGGTACCTTTGTCCAACTATTGGCTGGGTATTATAAAGACTACCTGCATGATTAGGACAGTTTAATATCTGAAAGCTGCACACATAATCGCCACAAGCATTTGCCCCCATCCCCAAAAAAACTCTGTTTTTGTTAGCTACCACTTTTACCTCGGCCAAACGTATAGCTTTTTCTAATCCTTTAATCTGAAAGTTTTCGGTATAAAGCGAAGACAATGCATGCTCATATGTAGGAATAACCAAGTTGCGTGCAACTACTGTATTTATCTGTTTGTATGGGTTAGTAATATTTGCCGCATACTCTTTACCTGTTATCAGCTTTATAAGCTTGTCTTGCGTGGTTATCATCTGTTCGTAGCTCAATGTAAACTTACCCGTGGCATCGGTTTCCATAATTTTAAGGGATGAATCGCGCGCTACAGCAAAACTAAAGGGTTTCTTTAATGGCTTGCCATTCTTGTCAATTATACCTGTAAATTCTACCGGTGTTAAAGGTGCCGGTTTATTGGCCGGGTTTAGGCTTAATAATTCGGGCCAGGTGTATTTACGCCAGCCCTTAATGAGCAACACACTTTCCAAAAATTGTTTATCGCCATTATTATCGGTAAGGTAATGCTCGCGCATAGGGATTGTATTTAACACGTTTTTGAGGTAGAAGTAACTTTCTATATCGTTAGCTTTTTTAAGTTCAATGCGATTATCCTGCACACAGGCTACAGATACCGCTCCCTGAGCTTCAGGCCTATCATCGCTCATTCGTATTTTAAGCGTTGCCTTTTCGCGGGTGTTGTAAATACGCTTATCGGTACTAATAACAAATTTGTCGCGTTTGTTGTGCCGGGCAAAAAACAGGCGCTCGGCAAAAGGCCGGCCCAAGCTATCGGTTAAAGTAATTTCGGCCACACCTTTAGGCAATCCCGTAACATCAACCTTTATACGGCGCGGTGCAAAAGCTTCTACATCCAGCGGAATACAGAAAAATTCCTGATTATAATTATGAACGTGCAAATAAGTGGTGCCGCTGTACGAACTCCTAAGCTGCATGTGCAGCGTATCATTAACTACTGCCTTAAAAATACTGAGCGATAAACCATTGGGCAAGGCAGCGGGCAAATCATATTCGGGATTTTTTTGGTTAATGCCCAGTAGTTTTACCTTGTATTGGTTACCGGGTAATGCCGTAAGCGCAAATATGCCCATGCCGTAACTATCGGTAGTTATGGTATCAATTACTTTATTGTTTTGATATAATAGTCCTTTAGCGCGCATAGGTGTACCACTTTCGTTGGTTACCTCCCACCCTACCCTAACTGGTATATCATTGACCATGTTTCCTCCCTCGGGATAAAATTTTACGCGGGCACGTTCGTTATTCTGTGGCAGGGCAAGGTATAAATACTGGCTGTTCTTTTTGTTTTTCACTTGAACCTTTACCACACTCTTACCCGCCGGAACCGGTATTATGTATTGTCCGGCTCTATCTGTTTTTACCTTGGCCGCAATTATGGCTGTATCGGTACCTGCCAAAGTGTAATTTACATCGGCACCGGCAACCGGCAGGTAATCGTCGCCATTTACAGTTAACATAACGCTGCTGTTTTTACCCTGGCTGTAACTGGTAGTATCGGTTAATGATAGAATAACTTTAAACCCGGTGGTAGCAGTAGTTTTTATAGTAACAGGTTGGGTAAACATAGCCTGCGGGCGGTTGCCCGTTACACGGTTGGTGTACAACATAAAGGTATAATTGCCCGGCGCTATTGAATCGGGCAGGAACATATTGCCAAAACCAAAACCACTGGTCATTACAAATTTATCTTCGAGCACAATCGAATGATCAATATCATTAACCAAGCTTACCAGCAGCGTGTGGTGCTGGTTTAAATTAACGGCATTAAGCAGGTAAGCAGTAAACCATACGTTCTCATTATTAGTGTATACCGTTTTGTCGAAATGGGCAAATAACACAGTTGATGGATTTGCCTTCTGGTACCGTTGAAACTTAAGCTTGATGGTATCTTCGAGCGGTACCTTAATTTGAGCACAAGCTTTATTGGTAAAAAATAGAAACAGAAATACACACCCGGCAAGGTGAATAAAGGATAACGCGCCTTTTAACCCATACTTAAACATAGGTAACTGCTTAACGGTTATAATTGGTTGGTGGGCGGCAATTTAACAAAAAAAGGAACCCTTTTGGGTTCCTTTAAAGTTTTTATGTAAAACAAAGCTTAGTTACCCAGCTCCGACATGAATTTTATACGCATGAGCTGTATTTCTTCGCGGGTGTAATCATTTACACCCAAATCAACCAAGGCATCATCTATTGAGTCAATTTCGGCACTACGGAAATAATCGTACACCTCTTCTTGTTTGTCTTCGTCAATAACTTCGTCAATATAATAATTGAGGTTTAGCTTGGTACCCGAGTTTACTATTGATTCAACCTCACGCAATATTTCTTCGTAGGTTAAGCCTTTTGATGCTGCAATATCTTCCAGATCTAAATGGCGATCAATGTTTTGAATAATGTAAACTTTTAAGGCCGATTTATTAGCAGCGCTTTTAATCACCATATCAACCGGGCGGTCAATATCATTATCCTCTACATATTTTTTAATCAACTCCACAAATGGAGCACCAAACTTGGCAGCCTTACCAGCCCCCACACCCGAAATTTGCTTCAACTCCTCAGTTGATACCGGGTAATGCGTACACATTTCCTCTAATGATGGGTCTTGGAAAATAACGAACGGCGGCAGGCTTTTTTGCTTGGCAATGTTCTTACGCAAATCTTTAAGCATTTGCAGCAATTGGGTGTCTAACGCACCTCCACCGGTTTTTGGACCGTCTTCCAAATCATCATCATCAGTAACCCCCATTGGCTTGTTCAGCACAAAACGAATACTGTATGGATTGTCGATAAAATCATGCCCCTTTTCGGTAAGTTTTAACAAACCGTAGTTATCAATATCTTTCGACAGGAAATTATCTAATAAAGCCTGGCGAAGCAGTGAACACCAAAGGTTTTCTCCATCCTCTTTACCTGAGCCAAACACATCAAGCACATGGTGCTCATAATGATGTACATGCGGATCATCCTTACCCATCAATACTGCGGTAATATGATGATCGTCAAACTTATCGCCCAGTTGTTTAATTAAGCTTAGTGCACGGTGCAGTTGAGATTCGGCATCAAAAAACTGCCGATCGCCGGCGCAATTATCACACATGCAATTACAATTACCTGCATCGTAATCTTCGCCAAAGTAATGCAATATCTGCTTACGGCGGCACACGGCCGATTCGGCATAGTCAATTACCTCTTTAAGTATTTGTGTACCAATTTCGCGTTCCGAAACGGGCTTGTCCTTCATGAATTTCTGCAGCTTATCTACATCTTTTTCAGAGTAGAAGGCTACACATATACCCTCACCGCCATCACGTCCGGCTCTACCGGTTTCCTGGTAATATCCCTCCATGCTTTTAGGTACATCATGGTGTATTACGTAGCGTACATCAGGTTTATCAATACCCATACCAAAGGCAATCGTAGCCACAATCACATCGGCATCTTCCATCAGGAATTTGTCTTGCGTATCGGCACGTACCTTAGCATCTAAACCAGCATGATATGGTAAGGCTTTAACCCCATTAAGCTTTAAAGCCTCTGCAACCTCTTCAACCTTTTTACGGCTCAGGCAGTATACAATGCCCGATTTTCCCTGGTGCTGCTTAATAAACTTGATGATTTCTTTTAGCACATTGCGTTTAGCCCTTACCTCGTAAAACAAATTCGAACGATTGAACGATGATTTGTACACCGTAGCATTGTTCATTTGCAGGTTTTTTTGAATATCGTGCTGTACCTTGGGGGTAGCTGTTGCTGTTAATGCAATGATTGGAATATTCTCGCCTAAATTGGTAATAACCTGGCGTATTTTACGGTATTCGGGGCGAAAATCATGCCCCCATTCTGAAATACAGTGCGCCTCATCAACCGCTACAAATGATAATTGATTCAGACGTAAAAAGTCTATATTATCCTGTTTAGTTAATGATTCGGGGGCTACATACAATAATTTTGTTTTGCCGGCCAGTACATCTTCCTTAACCTTAATTGTTTCGGCTTTGGTTAACGATGAATTTAAAAAGTGGGCAACGCTATCTGAATTACAAAATGCTCTCAGTTGATCAACCTGATTTTTCATCAGGGCTATAAGGGGAGAAATAACAATTGCTGTACCTTCCGTCATTAAAGCCGGAAGTTGATAACACATGGATTTACCGCCGCCGGTTGGCATAATAACAAAAGTGTCATTACCTGCCATGATGTTGGTTATGATCGCCTCTTGCTCACCTTTAAAATTATCGAATCCGAAAAAATTTTGCAGGTTATCAAAAAGAGACTTCTTTGTTTCGATCATTTTATGTTAGAGAAAAAAGATGAAGTATCGCTTAATTATATAATACAAGTAATACAAAATAACAAAAAATTGCACAAGGTCAACTGAACTTTAATAAAATATTAAACTTCTATGATGTTTACGTGTTAATACGTTCGATAATTAATAACTAAATATAACTGTTTTTTATTATTAAACCCGAATATTTTTTACAAATTTGACCGCAGTGTCACAACTTAATCACATTCTGCATCACCATGAATAAAAACTACTATGCCATTATTATGGCCGGTGGTATCGGCAGCCGTTTTTGGCCTATAAGCCGTACCTCACACCCTAAACAATTCATAGACATACTTGGTACCGGAAAGACTTTAATTCAGAATACCTACGAGCGTTTTTTAAAGATTTGTCCTAAAGAGAATATATATGTGGTAACTAATGAGATTTATACCGATTTGGTTAAAACTCAGTTACCCGACATGACCGACTCACAAATACTTACCGAGCCGGTTATGCGCAACACGGCTCCTTGTGTGGCTTACGGTTGCTATAAAATTGAAAGCCTTAACCCGGATGCAGTGATTGTGGTTGCTCCATCAGATCACCTGATATTGAACGAAGCCGGCTTTATCAGCAGCATTGAGAACTCATTAAAAACTGCCGAAGAGCACAAATGCCTCGTAACATTAGGCATAATGCCATCGCGCCCTGATACAGGTTACGGTTACATCCAATACAACGAAGAAGTTATTGATGAGAAATTCCATAAAGTAAAAACCTTTACCGAGAAACCAACCTTGGAGATCGCTAAAACCTTCATCCAAAGCGGCGACTTTTTATGGAATGCAGGCATCTTTATCTGGTCGGCTAAAGCTATTGTGAGCGCGTTTGACAAGTACCTGCCAGATATGCATGAGATTTTTGCAGATGCACGCACTGTATACAACAGCGAAAATGAAAAGCCGCACGTGCATAACGCTTA contains the following coding sequences:
- a CDS encoding nucleotide sugar dehydrogenase — translated: MVNQTPFLLNFLSLNSSQISIAVIGLGYVGLPLAVEFATKFKVVGYDHADARIADLIKSVDKTQETPTERLLAVTVSEPGTQGLFFSSNPSHLSSCNIYIVAVPTPTDKHNRPDLSLIIKASKTVGKVLKPGDLVIYESTVYPGVTEEVCVPVLEQVSGLKFNKDFFAGYSPERINPGDKVHTLTNIVKVTSGSTPEVAEFVDQLYRSIVKAGTHKAPSIRVAEACKVIENSQRDINIAFVNEIAKIFNILNIDTRAVLEAAGTKWNFLNFKPGLVGGHCTGVDPYYLAQKAQEVGYHPEIILAGRRINDGMGTYVAQEVVKLMIKNNIAVKHANILILGFTFKENCPDVRNTRVIDILHTLQEYDTNCKVYDPWANPVEVETEYGFKIFNSITDLIGKYDAVILAVEHREFLELNYENLKKNATTVIYDIKSVLNNTIVNGRL
- a CDS encoding N-acetylglucosamine kinase — its product is MKLIADGGSTKTNWCLVNDEGKKVYFNTEGYNPYFVSTEYIVKSLNDNLPADLEKDKLTEVNYYGAGCSTDEKRDIVKQAMSQVFPNAIVNIGHDLLAAARALLGRTEGFAAILGTGTNTCIYDGKDVVHNIDSGAYILGDEGSGCYIGKKLLVDYLRGYMPEAVRKNFWETYHLTPDDVNDRVYSQPLANRFCAGFSKFVYDNNVHLEYSRNLVKTSFEDFFRNLVTHYPNYKNYTFNCIGSVGYNFRNVLEEVVLEHGMKMGNIIRSPIDNLVKFHLENPAS
- a CDS encoding NUDIX hydrolase, which codes for MEKHLVKFESSFSIDCVIFGFEAGELKVLLIERSDEPFRDWLALPGNLVENDEGIEEAAERILFELTGLHDLHMEQFHTFGAVNRHPRGRIITVAYYALIRIDGQRELKPGNFAKKALWHSVNDLPKLAYDHTEIFKTGFTKLRRRLSYQPIAYELLPEKFTLTQLQQLYEAILNKKLDKRNFRKKMLSYGFLKELDEKQKNVSFRAAKLYKFDRRKYSKIFQNELGVDMQ
- the gap gene encoding type I glyceraldehyde-3-phosphate dehydrogenase, yielding MKIGINGFGRIGRLAFRAAIQRPEIEIVGINDLVEPDYMAYMLKYDSTHGKFDGTIEVVNGNLVVNGQTIRVTAEKDPANLKWNEVGAEVVIESTGLFLTQETAQKHIDAGAKKVVMSAPAKDDTPTFVMGVNHKELKADQNIVSNASCTTNCLAPIAKILNDKFGIEEGLMSTIHAVTATQKTVDGPSAKDWRGGRGAYQNIIPSSTGAAKAVGLVLPELKGKLTGMSFRVPVADVSVVDLTVRLKNKATYEEVKAAMKEASEGELKGILGYTEDEVVSEDFKGDARTSIFDAKAGIALNDNFVKVVSWYDNEWGYSNKIIDLVQEIGKL
- the recQ gene encoding DNA helicase RecQ is translated as METKKSLFDNLQNFFGFDNFKGEQEAIITNIMAGNDTFVIMPTGGGKSMCYQLPALMTEGTAIVISPLIALMKNQVDQLRAFCNSDSVAHFLNSSLTKAETIKVKEDVLAGKTKLLYVAPESLTKQDNIDFLRLNQLSFVAVDEAHCISEWGHDFRPEYRKIRQVITNLGENIPIIALTATATPKVQHDIQKNLQMNNATVYKSSFNRSNLFYEVRAKRNVLKEIIKFIKQHQGKSGIVYCLSRKKVEEVAEALKLNGVKALPYHAGLDAKVRADTQDKFLMEDADVIVATIAFGMGIDKPDVRYVIHHDVPKSMEGYYQETGRAGRDGGEGICVAFYSEKDVDKLQKFMKDKPVSEREIGTQILKEVIDYAESAVCRRKQILHYFGEDYDAGNCNCMCDNCAGDRQFFDAESQLHRALSLIKQLGDKFDDHHITAVLMGKDDPHVHHYEHHVLDVFGSGKEDGENLWCSLLRQALLDNFLSKDIDNYGLLKLTEKGHDFIDNPYSIRFVLNKPMGVTDDDDLEDGPKTGGGALDTQLLQMLKDLRKNIAKQKSLPPFVIFQDPSLEEMCTHYPVSTEELKQISGVGAGKAAKFGAPFVELIKKYVEDNDIDRPVDMVIKSAANKSALKVYIIQNIDRHLDLEDIAASKGLTYEEILREVESIVNSGTKLNLNYYIDEVIDEDKQEEVYDYFRSAEIDSIDDALVDLGVNDYTREEIQLMRIKFMSELGN
- a CDS encoding mannose-1-phosphate guanylyltransferase, which translates into the protein MNKNYYAIIMAGGIGSRFWPISRTSHPKQFIDILGTGKTLIQNTYERFLKICPKENIYVVTNEIYTDLVKTQLPDMTDSQILTEPVMRNTAPCVAYGCYKIESLNPDAVIVVAPSDHLILNEAGFISSIENSLKTAEEHKCLVTLGIMPSRPDTGYGYIQYNEEVIDEKFHKVKTFTEKPTLEIAKTFIQSGDFLWNAGIFIWSAKAIVSAFDKYLPDMHEIFADARTVYNSENEKPHVHNAYQRCTNISIDYGIMEKADNVYVLPSEFGWSDLGTWASVYQLVEKDYVGNAVIPAEKVIMYDSSNCMVNVPDDKLVILKGLHDYIVVESNNTLLICPKEDEQNVKQVVADVKQKFGTKYI